From Bacteroidia bacterium:
GTAGCGATGGTATTGAACGAAACACGGCATTCAATGGTAATTATGTGCTGAATGCACTGGGAGGAAAAGAGTTTAAACTTGGAAAGAAAACGGCCTTAAGCTTCGATACTAAAATTACCTATGCAGGAGGAAAGCGTTATACTCCAATTGATTTGTCTCTGTCGCAAACCTACCGCACGGAAATCAGAGATGAGAAACTGGCTTATTCCGAGCAATACAAGGACTATTTCAGATTTGATTTTAAAATTACTTTCCGATACAATGGAAAAAAGACCTCTCAAATGTTTGCAGTAGATTTACAAAACCTAACTGGTAGTAAAAATGTTTTTGCTCAAGGGTTTAATCCATCCACCGGACGAATTGGAACGGTTTATCAACGAGGTTTTTTTCCGGATGTTCAATACAAAATTTACTTTTAGACCTCGGTTTAAGTTAGTATGAAAGCATCTACAATCAATTATTTAGGAATTGACGATACCCGCATCCTTGGATTTGGAATTCCAATGGCGGGTTTCGTCATTACCTTAAGTTTGCATGAAGTTAATCCGTTTGAATTTCCGCTTGATTTTTTAGAGAATTACCTTTTTTCTTGTTTATATACCACTTTCTTTTGGCTTACCAATCGTCAGATTATCATTTTTTTTCGGCGAAAATTTCCTTTACCTGAGCAGGTGAATTTGCGCATTGTTGCACAAATGGTCTCGGTGATTGCCTACACCTATTTAGCAAGTATCTTGTTATGCCTGATTCCTAAACTGGTATTTAAGGTTGAACCTGTGGCTTTGAACGGGGCTTCCGAATTGCGCATGACTGTGGTTAGTTTGGTAGCTTCCAATTCCATTGCTGCCATTTATGAAATAGTTTATGTGGTGACTCGTTGGAACCAGGCTAGATTTGAAGCAGAAAATCTGAAGAAGATTAATCTTGAAACCCAATTGGAAAGTTTAAAAAGTCAGGTAAACCCACATTTTCTTTTCAATAGCCTGAATACCCTGGTTGCCATTATTCCAGATCAACCGGAGGTAGCAGTTGAATTTGTTCAGAATCTTTCTAAAGTTTATCGCTATGTACTTGAAATTCGAGAAAGGCCTTTAATCACCGTAAAGGAAGAATTGGATTTCATACGGTCTTACATTTTCATGCTTCAAATCCGTTACCCACAGAATCTCAGTTTTGATATTCAAATTAGTCCCCAAAACCTTAACAAAAAGGTATTACCCCTTTCATTTCAGTTATTGATTGAAAATGCGATTAAACACAATATTATCAGTCATAAGCAACCATTAAGTATTCGTATCAGCGACCAAGGGGAAGATTGGATATCTATTGCGAATAACTTGCAAACCAGGCCTAATCCGGATACAGGAACAGGAATCGGTTTAAGCAATATTAGTGAGCGTTATCGTATGTTGGGCGGCAAAGAGATAGAATTGATAAAAACCAACGAGAAGTTTGAAGTTAAACTGCCTTTTATTGAAATCGAGATATCATGAAAGCCTTGGTCTTAGAAGATGAGTTTCATGCAGCACAATTTTTAAAGAAATCCTTGATGCAACTTGGCATGGGAGTAGAAGTGCTTGCTTGTTTGGAATCTGTAGAGGATGCTGTACAATGGTTTTCCTCTAATCCCATGCCGGATGTGGTATTTATGGATATTCACCTGGCTGATGATTTGAGCTTTGAAGTATTTAATAAGGTCAATGTAACTGCTCCTGTTATTTTTACTACGGCATATGACCAATACGCTATTCGGGCATTTAAGTGTAATGGTTTCGATTATTTGTTGAAACCGATTCAAATTATGGATTTGGAAAAAGCCTTGCAAAAGGTTATTCACTATTCTCTTACACCGACGTTACGAATGGAAGAGATTGCCTTGTTAATAGCAGGATCGAAGGAGAAAAAGGTTTTTCGTGAACGATTTCTAATTCCGGTTGGGGATCAACTGAAGCTAATAACCAGCAAGGAATTGTCCTGGATAGAATCCAAATCGGGAATAACTACCCTGGCAACCAAAGATGGAAAGAAATTGATTATTGATTTTACACTCGATCAGTTGGAAGATGAATTGAATCCAGCTCATTTTTTCCGAATTAATCGTAGCCTCCTGGTTGGACTTGATTCCATCCAAAAAATTAACCAATGGTTTACAAGGAGGTATAAACTCGAAGTGAATCCACCTCCCGATGGTGAAGTTATTGTTAGCCGGGAACGAGTTTCAGATTTCAATAAGTGGTTGGAAGGCAAATTGGCCTAATTCAATTTTTGCCAGCAACAAAGCTTGTTAGAATCGCTGCAATTTGGGCTTGCACCCCCGGGCAACGATTGAGGCAAGTAGCCCACAGGAACACGCGGCGCTAGCCAAGTGGGCCGAGGACTACAGCCGAAAGCGTGACCCGAACGCCCGTGCTTACATCCGGTGTGCGCAGGATAGATGAAGGCGGAAGGGGGCCCGCATACTATTACAATTTAAACGACTCTAAACCGTAAAAAAGAAAGTCCTTACCTTAATTGGTTGAATTTGGACCTTATTTAATTTGTTTCAGTAGCTCTTTCATTCCTACAATTCCTTCCACTTTGGCTTTTAAATCCTTGATGGCGATACGTTCCTGTTGCATGGTATCACGGTAGCGAATGGTAACCGAAGCATCGTTCAAACTATCGTGGTCAATGGTTACGCAAATTGGGGTTCCGATGGCATCCTGGCGGCGGTATCTTTTTCCGATGGCATCTTTTTCGTCGTACTGGCATAAGAAATCGAATTTTAAATCGTCTAAAATTTCTCGTGCAAGTTCAGGCAAACCATCTTTTTTAAGCAGTGGCAACACGGCAACTTTAATTGGGGCAAGGGCAGGAGGGAGGTTTAAAACTGTACGTTCGCTACCATCCTCTAATTTTTCATTTTTCAAGGCCGAAGAAAGCATTGCCAGGAACATCCGGTCTAAACCAATAGAGGTTTCAATGACATAAGGCACATAGTTTTGGTTCAATTCCGGATCGAAGTACTGCAATTTTTTACCGGAATACTTTTCATGTTGTTTTAAGTCAAAATCCGTACGACTGTGAATGCCTTCCAATTCCTTAAATCCAAACGGAAATTCGAATTCGATATCGCAAGCCGCATTGGCGTAATGGGCGAGTTTCAGATGGTCGTGGTAGCGGTATTTGGAATCAGAAATCCCAAGGGCTTTGTGCCAGTTTAAGCGGGCTTTTTTCCAATAGTCGTACCATTTCATTTCTTCACCGGGGCGAACAAAAAATTGCATTTCCATTTGTTCAAACTCCCGCATGCGAAAAATGAATTGACGAGCTACAATTTCATTTCGGAATGCTTTACCGGTTTGGGCAATTCCGAATGGGATTTTCATACGACCGGTTTTTTGAACATTGAGAAAGTTGACGAAAATTCCTTGAGCCGTTTCAGGACGCAAATAAATTTCATTAGCATCTTCACTAACCGATCCCATGGCGGTGCTAAACATCAAATTAAATTGTCTGACATCGGTCCAGTTTCTGCTTCCGGATATTGGACAAACAATTTGAAGGTCTAAAATAATTTGTTTTACCTCGGCCAGGTCACCGGCTTCCAACGCATTTTTAAAACGAGTATTGATAGCGGAAACTTCGTTGGCATATTCCACTACTCTGGCATTGGTTTGTCGGTATAGTTCTTCATTAAAACTTTCGCCAAATCTATCCTTTGCTTTGCCTACTTCTTTTTCAATTTTTGCTTCGATTTTGGCAACATGTTCTTCGATTAAAACATCGGCCCGGTAGCGTTTTTTGCTATCTTTATTGTCAATCAAGGGGTCATTGAAAGCATCAACGTGGCCACTGGCTTTCCAGGTGGTTGGATGCATAAATATGGCGGCATCAATTCCAACAATGTTCTCATGCATTTGCACCATCGATTTCCACCAATATTCGCGAATGTTCTTTTTTAATTCGGCTCCGTATTGGCCATAATCATATACGGCACTTAGTCCGTCGTAAATTTCGGAAGATGGAAAAATATAACCGTATTCCTTGGCGTGGCTGATAATATTCTTGAAAAGTTCGTCTTGATTCATGGCCGCAAAGGTAGAAGAAATGCCCAATTTTAAAATGGGAATGAAAGGGGTAGAAAAGGATAATTTTTAGTGTTGAGATTAGAATTGTTCCAGAATATTTGAAAGGAAGAAGGAGGGTTGAACGTTTATGGAACACCGCTTAATTCTGCTTGGATTTTCTTACAGGAATGCAATTAGTTTTTTTAACCTCCAAATTTACACCGGAAGGATGCAGGATTTAGGTACTTTTGCACCAGCCACAGAATTATAAACACAGGGCTTTTAACCCTGAAAATTGGAAACAATGAGTAAAAATGGAAAAGTTTTAGTGGCCATGAGCGGAGGTATTGATAGCAGCGTAACTGCATTGATGCTTCATGAGCAAGGCTACCAGGTAATTGGCATCACTATGAAAACATGGGATTATGCCAGTAGTGGAGGAAGTAAGAAAGAAACCGGTTGTTGCTCCCTCGATAGTATTAACGATGCCAGAACATTGGCAGTAAATTTGGGTTTTCCTCACTATATTTTGGATATCCGAAATGAATTTGGAGATTATATCATCGACAATTTTGTAGATGAATACCTGGCCGGTCGGACCCCCAATCCTTGTGTTTTATGCAATACCCACATCAAATGGGAAGCATTACTTAAACGGGCCGATAAATTGGATTGTGAATTTATTGCCACCGGACATTATGCCCAGGTTCGTTCAGAAAATAACCGTTACGTTATTTCAAAAGGTTTGGATGAAAACAAAGACCAAAGTTATGTTTTGTGGGGGCTGTCCCAAGATAGTTTAAAGCGTACCAAATTTCCTTTAGGTGGGTTTAGAAAGTCTGAAATTAGACAAATGGCCGCTGATGCCGGATACGAAGAATTGGCCAAAAAGAACGAAAGCTATGAAATTTGTTTCGTGCCAGACAACGACTACAGAGGCTTTCTAAAGCGCAAAGTGGAAGGGTTGGAAGAAAAACTGGATGGTGGAAATTTTGTAAATCTCTCAGGTCAAGTTTTAGGTCAACATCATGGATATCCCTTTTATACCATAGGACAACGCAAAGGTCTTGAAATTGCCCTGGGTGAACCTATGTTTGTAACCCAAATAATTCCTGAAACAAATACGGTGGTTTTGGGTAAAAAGGAAGACTTGGAAAAGCAAGACATGATTGTTCGAAATC
This genomic window contains:
- a CDS encoding histidine kinase, coding for MKASTINYLGIDDTRILGFGIPMAGFVITLSLHEVNPFEFPLDFLENYLFSCLYTTFFWLTNRQIIIFFRRKFPLPEQVNLRIVAQMVSVIAYTYLASILLCLIPKLVFKVEPVALNGASELRMTVVSLVASNSIAAIYEIVYVVTRWNQARFEAENLKKINLETQLESLKSQVNPHFLFNSLNTLVAIIPDQPEVAVEFVQNLSKVYRYVLEIRERPLITVKEELDFIRSYIFMLQIRYPQNLSFDIQISPQNLNKKVLPLSFQLLIENAIKHNIISHKQPLSIRISDQGEDWISIANNLQTRPNPDTGTGIGLSNISERYRMLGGKEIELIKTNEKFEVKLPFIEIEIS
- a CDS encoding LytTR family DNA-binding domain-containing protein yields the protein MKALVLEDEFHAAQFLKKSLMQLGMGVEVLACLESVEDAVQWFSSNPMPDVVFMDIHLADDLSFEVFNKVNVTAPVIFTTAYDQYAIRAFKCNGFDYLLKPIQIMDLEKALQKVIHYSLTPTLRMEEIALLIAGSKEKKVFRERFLIPVGDQLKLITSKELSWIESKSGITTLATKDGKKLIIDFTLDQLEDELNPAHFFRINRSLLVGLDSIQKINQWFTRRYKLEVNPPPDGEVIVSRERVSDFNKWLEGKLA
- a CDS encoding glycine--tRNA ligase; its protein translation is MNQDELFKNIISHAKEYGYIFPSSEIYDGLSAVYDYGQYGAELKKNIREYWWKSMVQMHENIVGIDAAIFMHPTTWKASGHVDAFNDPLIDNKDSKKRYRADVLIEEHVAKIEAKIEKEVGKAKDRFGESFNEELYRQTNARVVEYANEVSAINTRFKNALEAGDLAEVKQIILDLQIVCPISGSRNWTDVRQFNLMFSTAMGSVSEDANEIYLRPETAQGIFVNFLNVQKTGRMKIPFGIAQTGKAFRNEIVARQFIFRMREFEQMEMQFFVRPGEEMKWYDYWKKARLNWHKALGISDSKYRYHDHLKLAHYANAACDIEFEFPFGFKELEGIHSRTDFDLKQHEKYSGKKLQYFDPELNQNYVPYVIETSIGLDRMFLAMLSSALKNEKLEDGSERTVLNLPPALAPIKVAVLPLLKKDGLPELAREILDDLKFDFLCQYDEKDAIGKRYRRQDAIGTPICVTIDHDSLNDASVTIRYRDTMQQERIAIKDLKAKVEGIVGMKELLKQIK
- the mnmA gene encoding tRNA 2-thiouridine(34) synthase MnmA codes for the protein MSKNGKVLVAMSGGIDSSVTALMLHEQGYQVIGITMKTWDYASSGGSKKETGCCSLDSINDARTLAVNLGFPHYILDIRNEFGDYIIDNFVDEYLAGRTPNPCVLCNTHIKWEALLKRADKLDCEFIATGHYAQVRSENNRYVISKGLDENKDQSYVLWGLSQDSLKRTKFPLGGFRKSEIRQMAADAGYEELAKKNESYEICFVPDNDYRGFLKRKVEGLEEKLDGGNFVNLSGQVLGQHHGYPFYTIGQRKGLEIALGEPMFVTQIIPETNTVVLGKKEDLEKQDMIVRNPNFIKIPDLPGKLEVLTKIRYKDKGTLGEIRMVGEKVKVEFFNKVSGIAPGQSAVFYDGNDLVGGGFIDKQVLA